The genome window acccaacaattccccccaagagcatgcatttggtgcgacagcagcgaggaaaaacttccttttaacacgCAGAAacctcttggtgggcggccatctgccacGACCActtcttgtttttgttgacAAAGCAAAGAATTCAAAGACcaccttgggctttggaaaattGTGACAGGTATTTCTCACAACTTTCTGATGTTCTATactaaacaataataataataataataataataataataataataataataataataataataaaagaaatccACAGATTAaagaataatgaaaacaatcatCCATTGTAGCACTAGGTTTGATTGATTgtaatcaattcaattcaattaattaAGTGTCATGCCACTAAGTGGCCCATTCCATAGAGAATTATAAGCCACCACCAATACAACAGTAATTCATTCCACAGCTTCCGTATCCAATGTCCACACACAACATTCTCCACTTttcacaaaacaaagaacaaataaaacatacCACAACAGCCACAACACAACAGTGCAACCCATAAATTGTCCAACTAGAGCCAAACAcctcattcacaaaacaaaaacaacagacaaaaaaaactagGCATCATAAATTCAGAGGTTGTCCAAGATGCAAGATAATCTTCATCAATATCTCTGCCAATAATATCCTCTAAGATTTGTAATCAAGTTAGGCCGTTACTGCTGATACTTCTGCACTACAGGCACTCCTCTCTCCAAAAAAACTGAAAGGAAAACCGAAAGTGGAACACCAAGCACACACTTTCCCACATAAACTGAGACTATCATGACACTTATCCCAGAGTAACAGCTATGTCCTAAGCCTGATACAATGTTCCCCAGAGACCTTGCTTAGTGAGCAACAGTTACTTCTGAAGTGACACACATCTCAGGGAGCGAGTTGTTTCACACTGGCATGAAGTGGTAGTTATGTATTAAATTACATACCTTAGGGTGAGTACAATAACATATTCTTTTTAAAAAGAATATATCAAGACACCTTGGAAAGGGATCCATACATGATTGTTATGACATTAGTTTTATTTACGTATCTGTAGAAACCCTGTCCACAGAAGGGACTGCAGTGGAAAGCACCATTTCCTCCAGAGGCCAGTGATGCtatgtttttgcaaatgacaggcACAGGATAAGGAATTCAATATCAAAACCCAAACCAAAAATGTGGTACATGTCATGTCTTTGCTTGCCAGATGGTAAACCTGGGCTCCAAACTAAAGTCATGTTAGCACAGATACTTCACTGTGTAGCTCtttaatacattacattatataggAACTCCACACACCCAAGACACAATTACTTTGTGCCCTGGCCACAATTGTGACACaccacattttcatttttcacaacAAAGGTGTTTTTCACAGaggacatttttaaatgtcataGTAAGGGAAACACGGGTGTAAATGAGTAAATTAATGATAGCTGAATTCCATTTGGCTGTAGTTTCAGGGTTCTggtgctggctcactgtcatggcttactcAATACTGGCACACGTCAGTAGAACAGACCCATCGCTAATGTTATCagcaacctgtgcttttcctactctTTGAGCAAACAgtaattataaaataataattaaggTGTGGTTTACCACATGCCAATATGTTGGTAGTTCCACAACACTACCTAACCCTTTGAAGGCTATTTAAGGTAACCATTTACACTGtcagaaaaaaatgcaaaattTATCCAAAATGTGTCTGCCTTGAACAGGAACAGGCCTccagcaaaaaacaaaacaaaagaaagaacacaAGTAGAACAGGACCAAGCACCACAGATCACTGACTGCATCTTAAAACACAGTCAATAAGTTACATAGCTGCATATATCTGACATGTATTCCATAATCCACCATTACCAAAAGCTATTAGGTAAGCCTAACGTTACATATTATCAGTCAATTAGTTTGTTTAGTTTAGACTGTGTCTCATATTCAAAGGTCACATTTCAAGCATAATAGCATACAAAACCATAGCCTATAGCCATACCTAGCCAAACACTAAAAAATATGTATACTACATACATACCTACATGTGTCTTCTTTGCAGAATAATACAACGCCTCTCTTTCCTAACAAAGTTTTTGCAGAATTTATAGTTATCCTTGATTTGCTACTTTCTCTACACACAGTAAAATGCGTTGTTTTGCTGTGTTGTGTACTAGCTTACAAATGTAATGGTAAAGCTGATGTTGACAGTGGCACCAGAGTGAGTGGCacctgtcttcttcttcttcttcttcttcttcttcttcttcttcttcttcttcttcttcttttcttttctggcaGACCTGTCCTACTTTGAAAAGGTTCTTGTTCGGTTCCTCCAATCAGAAACAACGTGGTTACGTCACTCAGCCGCTGTCTAATCTATCCTCCAGCTAGAGCCAAATGAGCCATGATAAATCCATAGAAGGAGCTAACTCTATACTGTTTTTGTTGGCTATATTTTAAAGACAtagatttgtgtttttgatgtaatttaaaaaaatcttttaatctTTCACAAATTGCATGCCGGAGTTTTTGTGACAGTGGGCCTCTTTGAAACTGTTAAAGATTTGATCTCTATTTGCTCAAGGCTAATGGGGTTGTTCCGCATGTGTGTTGATTAGTTGAGCTGTATCGTAGGAACAGGTCTGACTAAAAACCAGAAGCATTTTCAGCTTGCCAGGAATAAAGCAGAGAACCATTTACAGCAAGAGTGGGAAGGTATGACTGCACAttgcttctttcttttctctttgatACATCATCTTttctaaaagaaaatgttttacacCAAAACTTACACAAACTGttgtatcttaaaaaaaatgcatatcaACATTTTGTAAGAAGTCCCAGAGTATAAttaataaatgatgatgaaTTATAAATGACCAAGAACTACCTTACTGTAAACGTGCAGTGTACACATTATAGCCTTGTAGCCTCTTAAACTGTCCTGTATTCATGTTACATTAtgttttgccaaaaacattAGGCTTGCAGTGGGAATCAGTGACAgcttttccattttctttttaatttattttaaaagtcaGCAGATCTCAGATAGCCTACAGTGTAAGACACATAGCCCTAAGTAGGTCTTTGACCCAGAGTGTGAAATCTTGAAATATCTGATTATCCATATAAATGCCATCTGTCATGCATGAcatgaccatagactgtatatatgacAACTAAATTGAGAGGatgcatttaaataaaatgcaggCTTTATCTGGCTTAAATTAGTTAATCAGAAAATATATATGTCAGCCTTTGCATGTAAGAATCAGTtcctatgttgttgtttttttaactaattTTGTGAGTTTTAGTATCATATTGATCATGGCAACACAAGCTTTATTTTGGAAATTGGCTTTCTATGTCTCACTTAACTTCCTTAGTTACATATCGTATTGTGGTTTTGAATAAGACACAGCTGATGCAAACAGGACAGAAAATGTGCAATGGAAACTATTTCCATTTTGTGCAGTTGTAGTTACTTCTATAACAATAAATTGAGGTACTGGAGAACAAAGTATTATTGAGTATTTTGCTTTTCTTGTTTATGTGCTGCATATTCCCCAAAAGAACAGATTTGAAAGTTGAGGTGGAAAGAATTGTGCTGATCTTGCAAGTGATGTGAGTGAATACTAGAGTAGTATGAACAAGCATGGCTACTGCAAACCTGGATGATATTTGCACTATACCACAATGAGTATTTAAGGAATCAAAGAACATTGAATTTATGCCCATTCAATTAACATGCCAGCGTAACTAGAGTCCAGACTGTAAAAGCTGTGTGTGGtataacatttatatatatatatatatatatataaatggttTATTAAACTTACAGAAGGAATATTATGgtgaaaatattgattagtacTGCACAGTATAAATACCAACAAAATCCTATTCTTTGTCTGTGGTTCtagcttattattatttttcacagTAAAATACTGTAACTATTTACCAATACATTATAATGTAAACACATTAAGGGAATGGACATTCAATTTGAATAAAGACACAATGAGACCGAACGGTGCTATGGGAATTtcaaacaacattttatttccggtatgtattttttttaacaagtcaAAAGTTTGAGGTGCATAGTCATGGAGGGAGCATGAGCAACATGGtcacaaatacagacaaacagCTGAACATTCAGAGGAAAGTTGAGGAAACCTGGGGTTGTATATGTGTTGAATGGACTACGCTGATGTAAGCCAAATATAGTAATTTTCTGCAAGATGTCGACTTACTAAAAAATACTATAATTTGTATAACATTAGTGtatagtgtgtaatgtgtagatATGAATTTGTTTTTTGATTAAGGGACAATTACGTTAGCAGCCGCTAGATGTGTAAAAACATTGTTGAAATAGTTTAAAATGCAGGACTGCAGTGGGAAAATGTGGAGAGGTCAGTGTCAGCCTGTGCTTATAATTCAAATCTCGAGCTAGCTAGCCTTGATCAACAAGATAATCTCTTTCAAGAGTTATAGGAGGCAGTTTGCTATAGGCGTGTAATATAATattgactgacacacaacaGGTCACAATATGCATCATAGTTTGGCATCGCTAACAATAATTTCACTATGTCAAATTTCTGAAAAGGAAAACCATTGTGTTAGTGCCAAAACAAGAACATATTGCTTCTATTTAATCTTATTTCATTTATCATCCTCTTGGATCAGGATTGTAGAAAAAGTTGACTTTTCTGCTGAACTACACCGACATTAGATCAATGGTTTGATCTTTTGATCTGTGTGGAATGTGGGAAGCAGAGAGCAGACGTCAGACTCTTGGCTTGGCAGTGTGAGTTTCAGCTGCTAGAAATACAGAAGTAGTATAGAGCGATATCCTCTACAATTTAGTACTGAAATGCAGCGGTAACAACAGCAGACGTGAGACTCTTGGATTGGCAGTATGAGTTTCAGCCGCTCTGGCAGTAAGAGCAATACTAACTCTAAGGAATCATAGTGGTCAGTCAGAACTCTTTGTTGTTTTAGTGAGTAAAGTGACCTTAACACTGAGACTatttgtaactttttaatgcTCACTATGGGAGCAATTTGATAAAGGATTCATGTTTGTACAAATTGATGCGTGCATCCTTTTCCTCAGAGATTTAGTGTAAACTTACACACACATCAccccttttttaaatgtagatAAAATGTCCAAATGGGCACAGGGATTAAAATGATGTTTACTTGTAAGCAATCTAACTAGTAGCATTATCTAAAGCAACTAGCAACAATTTAAACATTATTTATGGTATCTTTTTGTTGTTTCAACTATGAAAATTGTAGCAATGATTTTATCACTCACTTATTTACATAAAATAAAGCTTTAGGTTTAGGCTAGTTGACAaataaaatatctttttttaaatctaaatccaAATGTGCATTTTGAAATTGTATCTCTCATCAACTTCCACTAGAGAGATGATTATGTGATGTGATGGGCATTTACCACTGGGTGGCAGTCACACTGTATTTACTGTTCTGTATTGCACCACTGCAGAGAGGCATTCTGCACTGTACAGGGCAGACTCAGTACTGCAGCAATCACTACAAGCAGTTGGCTGACCTCAAGACTCATATAAGGTTTAGGACACATCTTCAAGACAAGGCAGAACAAAGTGCACAAGAGGGGCTTATGTGAAAAAACTAAAATCATATTTGCATTGCTTTTGGTGGTTTCATACCCCGGTACAATTTCACAAGGTTCGGCAACTAGATTTAGACTGCATTAAATCAGATTCCATTAGTTTATCAATTACACATATATCTGGCCTTCATTAAAACACAACACCACTCTTACATCCCCCTTATATACAGTACCTGTGTCTGGTTTGATGGGCATATTTTGATATGGAGGTTTTTCCACTTTGTCAGTAATTTTACTTAAGGGAAATCAATTCTTAATGACAGAGCAAGTCAtaaataagaaagaaaaactaGTAATGGTCTTCACTCCAGTAAACATAAAAATCAAGTTAGGGATCACTGGAAAACACGGCGACCACAAAATTGGAGCTGTATCCACAAAAATACAAGTTATGCATCACAATCCCTACATGGAAAAAACCTGTATGTCGCAGTTAAAGTAATGAGTTAAGAAAAGTACACTAACAGACAGATCAACCCCACTATATTGTTTTCCTCTATAGGAAGACTTTGCATGTACATATACCCTCTTTACAGAGGAATCTGCACAAGACTCGTTAGACAAGgaagcaagtgtgtgtgtgtgtgtgtctgtgtgcgtgtagtGCTTCCTTATGTCCATAACATTTACAGTTTAACAACACAACAAGGATGCTGTATCACTTCTAACACTGCACAGTCACAGTTACAATGTTAGTAGCTATTACAGTTTTCCAAAGCAGATAAATCTGTTTAAAGGACAAATCAGGCGCAAagtgaacctaggggttaataacacgtgtacagagatgaccgttctctgggatatattttcatgctaatcgaatgtgaccagttttagcccaaACCGCTAACGAGTAAAGTatgaacgccgtgcttgagctatgttactggttactggttgctgGTTCGTCATTCGActgatcgtgactgttttcccaagatggtggCCGCCTGtgtacgtgaacggtactgtctttctaaactatctttttaataaacgtacaaagttctcagtgcttcggtttacatgtagggaccctcattatgctaacGTGGAAGTGttgtgctattttgagccttgttagtggtatagaaatagcgatttctttttactttactcgtgcccgacgactagcgttataagctaattagcggtttgggctaaaactggtcacattcgattagcatgaaaacatatcccagagaacaatcgactcggtacacatgtgttattaacccctaggttcattttgcaccggatttgtcctttaatgtagatatacagtatgaatcTAATGTCGATACATTAGTCCAACTGAAATTAGTACAGTGAAGATACATACATCAGTACAATGAACAGTGCCATGGACAGAGTTGACATCGCAGCCAGTCCAGACACATCTATAAAGTGCCTAATAACAAGTTATTGCATATTCTGATATCTGTCTTATTGCTTCCATTGAAAGCAAGAAGGGAAATGCACTCCAGTATTAGAGGGGAGCGGGCTGAGgtgaaaattaaaatacaatctTGCTACAGAGCTCTGTTCCGATGAGACACATGTAGTCAGACATTGCTAAAAACATTTTGACACAATGCCGTTGATAACTAAACACAACGTGAACATGTTGGATTTTGTTAACTCGtaatacatataatacatataaaaGAACAATGACTTTGAAGTCACTTTCATGATTTCCTGTTGTGTGCACCCACTCTGAACTGTGGTAAAGTGCTATATTGTTTGTATGCAAGGCCAGCATACTACTCTTGGGTATCAAAGTGGCTCTTAgtatgtgagtgcatgtgtatAGGCGTGTATGTGCTtgcgtatgtttgtgtgtagctTTCCCCTGTCATAGCTATTCAAGCTATGTGTAAGGGTGTGGCAGGTCAGAAGTGACCTCTCGTACTGAGAGTTCTAGAGGGTTCTAGTTTTAGTCAGCATTTTAGCACTAAGGTCATCCACGTTGACTTATCAGGAGATAAAGTAGAAGTGATATAATGAAGATTTTGTTGACTTTTCTTATTTGTCTTTTCTTAAACAAAATGTGATGACTTGTTCCCTTAAGCTGTTTAATTTGAGCATGTTCTCTCGATAAAATTTACATATAATTTTCATTTTGCCAAACAACTCCCAGCTCCCTCCAAACTCTTAATTACTTGTTACCTGTACTTACCAATAAACATTTTAGTGCTAAGACACAGTACTATTTAAACAACCCAACACAAACTTCTTATAATCTTCAATGCCCCTAAAGTCACACCAAGTAGTTGTTGGCTAATCTGAATTTCGAACTGTGCAAAACACTGAAAGTATTGGCTGGTTGTAGAGTCGCAAAAACAAATACGGCAAAGAAAAATGAACCACTGGCCTATtggtgtatatatacacacattcattTGATAATGACATTAATATATTGAATATCAGTTTTAGAATGAATCAAAATATACTATTTATTGACAATATTTAACATCTATTCCCTGACAGTCTTTACATTCTTTTTCAGTGATCTGTCCCAATGCTATGCTGCCTGCATTCCCGAGGCACCATCAATGGACTTGTTTGGACAATATTTGCACAAATACATGTATTAATACAGGGTATCAGAACACGTTTGTATTGGAAGGTAGCCAGTAAGAGTCTGCATACAAGCGCGGAAATGTGGAAGTGAATTGGTATCCGGAGAATAGCATTATGTTGCTCTCCCCACTAACAGTATATCCTGCTGGTATGCAACTGAGCATAGTGTCAACTTCTTAAACTTCTTGCAGAGTTGTTCAATTGTATGACTTACATTTGAAGATATTAAAATGTTCTTACTTTTGAATAACTGTACAATGTCTTTCACCCTTCTTTCCCACAAATACCTGCAGGCCAGAGTCACCTTTCAATCTCCCTGACCTTGTTAAAGGGGTAAGAACAGTTGTAGCAGTGTTGGGGGGTGCTTATCAAGCATTGACGGGGCTTCAGTCAAATGAGGTCGATGTGAAGTGTTAAATGGGACcatacagagagacatggaAATGTTTTGGTACTGTGGTGCTAGACAACATATAGTTATATGAAGTTATATAAAATGCACACATGCTAAAAATGCATTGGTTATTAGTCAGAAGCAGCATGATTAAATGCATTCATTTCTATAGGGAGCTGGGTAGTCTAGGGATTGTCTTTGATGAGGTTTGGTTGTTTTTTATGATacattttatgtgttttttaatcctcccaCCAGCAGAGGGAGCAAAGCAGAACAGGCACCTGTGTTTCATCTAAAGCAAAACAATAAAACGTGTGCAGAACCGGATCCTTCAGTCTCCTAAGAAAGCCCAGTTGTCAGCTTTAGCCAGCCAGTCATTCTAATGTCGGCATTAATAAACCAAACATCCCAACAGTAAGTCAAACCTGGACACAGCTGCAAACTTAAagcaaaaaatgcaaaaaaaattaaagttgaAGTTCAGGCTGTCATTGGCAGTATTTAAGTTTAGATCGGTACTAATGAcacttacccactgctagtaccagctctactcggctcaGCTCGACTCGACTCGGCTCCGGTGCCccatcctcctttttccattgcagatttagtactgcctcatgcgtgagtttttgattctcggcatgtggctgttgccacagccagaagacaaattttgtttcaaaagaagctggaggcaccAAAAAAAAATGCCGCTGGctaaaccatttaaaaatggcgggtttgttcaggacacccccgtctgtcgctagcaatgatgacgcagtgattagtgacgattctctccgaccaatcagtagtctgcaggttttcacgtcaccttttggtatcgcctcagctcgcttggaacatcgacggaggtgatactaaaaacctgttggcaggtaccagggactttttttcataatggaaaatcaaaaaaggcgagtagagtcgaggcgagtcgattaggtaccatgtaatggaaaaacgccatgaAGGGTCAGGAAGAAAATGACTTCAAAAACCTCTAGCAAACCGACATTTGGTTGCTAGTTTCCCAGGACAGTAAAACATGTGAAACATGTTAAATCGGTCTTACATTTGGTACCTGTTTTTACAAGCCGTGTTAAAAAGATGTATATTTACCGGTTTTAATTAGAACAAATTTGATAATGACTGTAAAATGTTGGCTcacatttatgaaaaaaacaaacacagcactttcacccaggagaacgGAGTTcgtgtcccgtttgaaaataaaagtgaacggcgagtttttttttttcgtttttttttttttactttacagaacaaactgAACTATGTCATGTTCTGCGTCACATGCATAACTGGAAGTTAAGTAACGTAACagatgattttaacccaaaccacaatctttttctaaacctaaccaagtagtttttgtgcctaaacgtaATCAAACTACGACCGTTTGACAATGTTAAATAGTGTTTAAAACCGCGACTGTTACGTTCTGTCGTTTAGATATTAGGACAGGACTATAatgtcgtatggtttggaggacttgttggtttGTTTGGGTCCAAGTTTGACTTTGAGTTGTGGATGGAATAATCAAACATACTGGTAGCTTGTCAACTGAGACTGGTTAATTGTATTTTTGAGTGGCAGTtgattatttaaattttatatttAGAAAAGAACAACTGAGCATATGCTTTGTGCAAAGTTTTTCTTCTAAGATGATGTAAAGACGGTATGGAAACCACAAGCATATATAATTGGAGGCAGAGACCGTTTCCTTGAGGCTCTACTGTAGACAAGAAGTGTTAGTTTTAAGAGCAGATTTCAATAACGGAGGCTGCACACTGTAACATATGGGCTGCCATGTAGGTGAGAAAGTGATCCAGGCCTATGCACATTCCACACTGCATGATTTAAAATAGACATTTACATGTTGGATTAGTTAGCCGCTAGTAAGATAAAACAGTCCACTGATAACAGCATTTTCTCTGAGCGTGTACATTTGTCTAACATATATACAAACATACGGACATACTTTGCATTTTGCTCATGCCTTTGGTGTCCCTTTGTTGTCTGCTTTGGCTCCTGAAAGTCCATTTTCTGTGTTGTCATTCCCTGAGCTCACCAGGCACTCTTTGCTGCAGGGGACAGAGAAACCAAAGGTTAAGATGTACACCCACAGAGGGAGGAGGTGTATACTGTAGGAGTGATAAGGGCTATATATACATCTGCAGGGATTTTACCTAGCCTAACCCTCGCAGCCCCAAATAATAATCCTGTGTTAGACACAAATTGGAAATATTTAAGTTAGATTTTCAGTTAATTGAAAGCTCAGAAGAACTAATTTAAACCTGAGGATTTGATGCCTCTTGCCAATCTTGTAACCTTTTGTATAAACGTATGCATCATGTTTAATAAATAGATGTTTTGCAACTCACTACTGACATAACAATTGTTTTATGTGAGATGACAAAATTGCGATGCCATTTGTCACTACAGCTGCAGTCACTAAGCAGCTCAACATGATTTTTATCTGACATGTGTGTGCACCTGTGTGAGTTACAAATTGTCACATTTGaagtggcagcaaatgtaatgtaatgtaaaaaaaacaatagcctAGTCTTATGCAGTTAAGATGACGTGACATGACAAAGTTTAAATTagaaactgctttttttttcatttccttaaTCAAAACACAGTCCTAGTCAGTACAAGCATTGTCAAATCAACACATTATTTCATCTTTAGTCACGTCATTGAAGGTCATCATGTTATGTTCTATTATTTTGTTTAGTTATTGtaacaaaatgtgaaaaggGGCTATTTTAGTCATTATCTGGGCATTGTCTGAAAAAATTAATACAGCAATTGATTACCACATTCAAGTACTGCAAGTACTGGCAGTAATATATTTCATAAGAAGCTTGATACTATCTATAATCAACTATATTCTGTATTTCTTCGTAATTTAGTTATTAGCATAATCAGCGATGTACTCACTTCTTCTCATCATCCTTCAGCAGGAAGTGAACAACCAAGGCCTTTATCACCATGACAATGATAACTAAGCCAATGACTCCACCCAGCACTGAGACAATGATAACTGTCAGAGTATTGTCAACCTCCCTCACTAAAAAAtagggaaagagagaaagacattgTGAGGGAGAAAGAGTGAGATGAGACACTAGCAGTGAGACGCTCTGCTTTATTAATCTGTCTGAAGGTGCAAGCACTTATAAGCAGGTATATTATAAAGTTAGTTGTTTCTGTGTGCTGGGTGTATGAAACTGCATGCATGAATGCGTGCATTTGTCACATACTTTGGTCCACCACTATAAGAGTGTAGATAGCACTGTGGTTGCGGTTCTTCTCTTTTGGGTTCCTGGCGAAACAGATGTACTCTCCCTCATCTTCAAAGGTGATGTTCCACAGCAGGATGGAGATGTTGTTGCTTTTTGAGGAGCCGACAAACTCCACACGCTCATGGTACACACTGACCTTGGGCTCCACACCCTCAATGGGAATCACCGCTTCACAAtactaaacaaacacacatgtatgtaCTTAGATACACAGAGATGAGTAGTCAGAGTGGTATTTCCATATGCACACCGATCTACATTAGCATGTGTGAACGTAAAATGTATCTTTCCATACAATTCAATTTCAGTGTATTGTTTGTACAGTATGTCCATGTTGCtatagtattgtgtgtgtgtgtgtgtgtgtgtgtgtgtgtgtgtgtgtgtgtgtgtgtgtgtgtgtgtgtgtacgcagcACCTTGATCATGGTCCCATTGTCATTATAGTGCCAGCTGAAGTAGAGGTTTTTGATGCCAATACAGGAGGAGTAGGTGCAGGGCAGCAGGACTGTAGAGCCATTCATTGCTTCAAGGTGAGACACTTTACCTGTCGAGACCTCCAGTCCACCAACACTCCATACACCTGAATCaagggagaaaagaaaaggtTAAGGAAAAAATGGAAAACCTTGGTATTGATAAACAATACAacactgatataaaacaaaattaaaactattaaaaacatagTACAGCACATGTACAATACAGACCAAAAATTATAGTTCAGGTTACTTTGGTTTCAAACCTTTTTTTAGAGCAAAAATGACAAGAGATAAAGTCATGTCTATATGCTTGTTAGCCGGGCTGAGCTGGGATTACTATAAAAGATAAGTGCAACTGATGAGTAATGGCATTACAAAGTTAAGTAGCTTATAAGTAAAGCTAATGAGATGACAGATTTTCTatgctctttaaaaagtgttTACTATCCTTTGTTAGTGTGTTTTGGATTTCTTAAGTCAAAACTCAGGGTTTCACAGAATAGTTGACTATTCGAATATTCAACCATAACTACTAATTGACGCAGCGCATTATTGTCGAATATTCGTTAATCTGTGGTTTTAACATGGTGCTGTAATTAAGTAGTGGCAATgtattttgttattgttgtcAGTCAGATGGGTGTTTCATAATTTTGGAATGTTCAGCTGAGTTCTGAGAAGGCAGGGGAATTCCACTAAAACAGGATGTGCGCAGGTCCAGTAGAAAGATAGAGAGGACTTCCGGCTTAACGATCTGTGGAGTAGGACACAACTTTCGGGGCTCCTGCAATTAGCTTTAAATCCATTTCATTGGCACCTTT of Sander lucioperca isolate FBNREF2018 chromosome 5, SLUC_FBN_1.2, whole genome shotgun sequence contains these proteins:
- the LOC116045540 gene encoding sodium channel subunit beta-4-like, translated to MASVDSTGSSVSGRLRSGDLLYTGLAVALLLGVWSVGGLEVSTGKVSHLEAMNGSTVLLPCTYSSCIGIKNLYFSWHYNDNGTMIKYCEAVIPIEGVEPKVSVYHERVEFVGSSKSNNISILLWNITFEDEGEYICFARNPKEKNRNHSAIYTLIVVDQMREVDNTLTVIIVSVLGGVIGLVIIVMVIKALVVHFLLKDDEKNKECLVSSGNDNTENGLSGAKADNKGTPKA